A stretch of the Panthera uncia isolate 11264 chromosome D1, Puncia_PCG_1.0, whole genome shotgun sequence genome encodes the following:
- the LOC125913480 gene encoding olfactory receptor 52L1-like — protein sequence MIFVSFLSSFSKPLTMALSNSSWRLLQPSFFLMGIPGLEESQHWIAMPLSVLYLFAVMGNVTIIFIIWTDPSLHQPMYLFLAMLSGIDLVLASSTAPKTLAVLLVHAHEIGYTVCLTQMFFIHAFSSMESGVLVAMALDRYVAICHPLHHSTILHPGIIGRIGMAVLVRGLLLLLPFPILLRRLIFCQATVIGHAYCEHMAVVKLACSETTVNRAYGLAVALLVVGLDVVAIGISYAFILQTVLKVPGGEARLKAFSTCGSHICVILIFYVPGMFSFLTHRFGHHVPHHVHVLLATLYLLVPPALNPLVYGVKTQQIRQRVLRVFSLKGWI from the coding sequence atgatttttgtttcttttctctcttccttctctaagCCATTGACGATGGCCCTTAGTAATTCCAGCTGGAGGCTACTGCAGCCTTCTTTTTTCCTGATGGGCATCCCCGGTTTAGAGGAAAGCCAGCACTGGATAGCAATGCCGCTGAGTGTCCTTTATCTCTTTGCTGTAATGGGCAACGTCACCATCATCTTTATCATCTGGACTGACCCATCCTTGCACCAGCCTATGTACCTCTTTCTGGCCATGCTCTCTGGCATTGACCTGGTGCTGGCGTCCTCCACTGCACCCAAAACCCTTGCAGTGCTCCTGGTTCATGCCCATGAGATTGGGTACACTGTCTGCCTGACCCAAATGTTCTTCATCCATGCGTTCTCTTCCATGGAGTCAGGTGTACTTGTGGCCATGGCTCTGGATCGCTATGTAGCCATTTGTCACCCTCTGCACCATTCCACCATCTTGCATCCAGGGATCATAGGGCGCATTGGAATGGCAGTGCTGGTACGGGGgttactcctcctcctccccttccctatCCTGTTGCGGAGACTTATCTTCTGCCAGGCCACCGTCATAGGCCATGCCTATTGTGAACATATGGCTGTGGTGAAGCTTGCCTGCTCAGAAACCACAGTGAACCGAGCTTATGGGTTGGCAGTGGCCCTGCTTGTGGTTGGGCTAGATGTCGTGGCCATCGGTATTTCCTATGCCTTCATCCTCCAGACAGTGCTGAAAGTACCAGGGGGTGAGGCCCGACTTAAGGCCTTTAGCACATGTGGGTCTCACATTTGTGTCATCCTGATCTTCTATGTTCCTGGAATGTTCTCCTTCCTCACTCACCGCTTTGGCCACCATGTACCCCATCATGTCCATGTTCTTCTGGCCACACTCTACCTCCTCGTGCCACCTGCACTCAATCCTCTTGTCTATGGGGTGAAGACTCAGCAGATCCGCCAGCGAGTACTCAGGGTATTCTCCCTAAAAGGATGGATCTGA